The following DNA comes from Amycolatopsis solani.
GTCCCGGAAGTACCCGAGCTGCGCGGAAAGTTCGTCCGCCGCGTCGGTCATCGGGCGCACGACCTGCTTCACCCGCTGCTTCGAAAGCCGGTACGACGGGCCGGAAGCACTCATCGCGGCGACCACGTCACCGCCGGGGCCGTGGATCGGCACGGCGACCGCGTGCATGCCGAGTTCCAGTTCCTCGTAGCAAGCCGCGTAGCCGTCCGCGAGCACGCGGTCCAGTTCGGACAGCAGTTCTTCCGGCTCGACCGTCGTGCGCGGCGTGTACTGTTCGAGCTTCCGCTTGAGCACCCGTTTGCGCTCGGCTTCGGCCATGTACGCCAGCAGGACCTTGCCGCTGGACGTCGCGTGCAGCGGCGTGCGCTGGCCGGTCCAGTTCTGCGTGGTGATCGCGGCCGAGCCGCGGGCCTGGCTGATGTTGATGGCGACGCCGTCGTCGGCGATGGCGATGTTCACCGTCTCGCCCAGTTCCTCGGCGAGGCTCAGGCAGCTCGTGCGGCCGAGCTTCGCCAGGTCCATGCGGCCTGTCGCGGCGCCGGCGAGCCGGACGACGCCGAAGCCGATCGCGTACTTCCCGCGTTCCCCGAGCTGTTCGACGAGCCCTCTGGATTCCAGGACGCTGAGCAGCCGCGACGCCGTCGACTTGTGGACCCCCAGTTCGCCCGCGATCTCGGTGATGCCGGTTTCGCCGTGGCGCGCGAGC
Coding sequences within:
- a CDS encoding IclR family transcriptional regulator, with protein sequence MRNQDSGNATQSQVQSVDRAISVLELLARHGETGITEIAGELGVHKSTASRLLSVLESRGLVEQLGERGKYAIGFGVVRLAGAATGRMDLAKLGRTSCLSLAEELGETVNIAIADDGVAINISQARGSAAITTQNWTGQRTPLHATSSGKVLLAYMAEAERKRVLKRKLEQYTPRTTVEPEELLSELDRVLADGYAACYEELELGMHAVAVPIHGPGGDVVAAMSASGPSYRLSKQRVKQVVRPMTDAADELSAQLGYFRD